Sequence from the Rutidosis leptorrhynchoides isolate AG116_Rl617_1_P2 chromosome 3, CSIRO_AGI_Rlap_v1, whole genome shotgun sequence genome:
CTTCTTATCATCTTTCGATTTCTTTATATCCAAGAAAAAATTAATCATCACCGATTCATAATTCGGTAATTTCTCATAACCAGGGAAGTAATTTATATCAATCACAAGATACCCATCACTTTTATCATCCTTAATCATATCAAAATTAAACAGATGCAATCCAAGAGCCAATCTTAAACCCTTTGCCACGTCATCAAGAAACTTAGTTTCCGGCATCTTTATCTTTTCTTCATCATCAATTCCGACAACCCCACTTGATATCCGGCTAAACTTCACAGCCCCACCGGAATCTGATACTTTATTATTTGAAATATCAGGTAATGATCTCCGTTTCACACATGTTACATATTCTCCGACTACATACACTTTGAAGATGGTCCCACCATGATTCACAAATTGTTGTAGCACCATGGGTGGCTCTAGTTCGAGCTTATTGGTTAACCCTTCAAGGTCAAACACTATTGACATACTGTGTGCCTTAGTGGTCCCGTCGGCAGTTAATGGTTTTGCGATCACCGGAAAAGTCAACTCGCTTGCATTTTCAACCTGTGGCAGATCTACGAAAATTTATAGGTTAATATCATACATCATATAATAAAATTATATGGTTGTATTTATTAGCAAATGAATTCAAATTTTCATTAAATccgtttcgattttttttttttttttttacgccctcaaaaaaaaaaaaaaaaaatttgttaggaagatAATTTTTTTGGATTTCAAGATATGTTTGATAAATAATATTAAAGGTATGTTAGCTGAATTAAATTTCTATTCAAGATATGTTtgataaattaataatttaaagtATTTGCTAAATAAAGAAATGGTTTAATAACTTGAATAAAGAAGGGTAAATGGAGATATAAAATATTAAGGCCTTACATAGAGATCCGTCTTTTATTCGGATGGATTTTAAGGACTCGGAATCTTGAACGAGAAGTTGGTTTGGAACGCCGAGTCTAGGGATGTTGAGTTGGGTAACCGGTTCAAGCATGGATATGCGGTTGTGAAGGCGTTGAATGGCGGATGGACGGTCGATGACGGTGGCATTGGGGTTGTTGTTCAAGAAGTTTTCGAGATTGAGGTTCCATTGATCGCCATAAGTCTTGTGAAGAATGCAGTCAAACGGACCTTGTTCGGTTAGTGGTTTTGAAACGTTGATTGGGACGAACTCGATGCCTCGTTCTTTAGCATAGTTGATGAATGATTCATTCATGAAAGCTTGAATTTTTCGTGGAGGTAAGACATAACCCACTCGAAAATGGTCGATTTGTTCTATAAGTTTTGGCATTTTGGTTGTAGTGTATTTGAATAGAGAATAAAGATTGTGATCGAGATGAGTTGTGTTTGATGAAATCAAGGTGAGACTCGCATGATTTATATGGTGTGTAGAGTCATTTAAAGAGAATATATCTTATTACCAAATTTAAAGTGGTGTACATCGTTTGAAAAAAACAATATCCGAATATAATTTTCCTTTCTATTGAATCAATAAATAAATGAATCAATAAAGAATTACTCTTTCCGTCCCACAAGTATCCACTTTGACTTTTTTCAGTCTTCCTTATTCAACTTTGACTTAAGATATTTTTGATGGTGTTATATGATATTTGATGAAAG
This genomic interval carries:
- the LOC139897114 gene encoding inositol-tetrakisphosphate 1-kinase 1-like yields the protein MPKLIEQIDHFRVGYVLPPRKIQAFMNESFINYAKERGIEFVPINVSKPLTEQGPFDCILHKTYGDQWNLNLENFLNNNPNATVIDRPSAIQRLHNRISMLEPVTQLNIPRLGVPNQLLVQDSESLKSIRIKDGSLYLPQVENASELTFPVIAKPLTADGTTKAHSMSIVFDLEGLTNKLELEPPMVLQQFVNHGGTIFKVYVVGEYVTCVKRRSLPDISNNKVSDSGGAVKFSRISSGVVGIDDEEKIKMPETKFLDDVAKGLRLALGLHLFNFDMIKDDKSDGYLVIDINYFPGYEKLPNYESVMINFFLDIKKSKDDKKLEVDETLV